One Helianthus annuus cultivar XRQ/B chromosome 7, HanXRQr2.0-SUNRISE, whole genome shotgun sequence genomic region harbors:
- the LOC110868382 gene encoding protein ENHANCED DISEASE RESISTANCE 2 yields the protein MDDEGVILMEGWLYLIRSNTIGFKYSRKLYYVLQNCRFKSFRSISHSYNKDPIQSAVVDSNIRVTDDGRKCIRGKVFFVFTLSDASNHNVHVKLGASNPEEAAKWIKSFRELSHKVNRNTGNHLECPKSNYSSKVYDKNDVDGILSLASIMDPRTAAMCEPSYWTILGCRNGLRLFKQARYEEGHNKRDGRPALAAVSVIEETPEAVFHTLMSLGSSRSQWDFCFLKGSVIENIDNHTDIIHKQLDGDWLPWSMKRRDLLLQRQWKRDDNGTYVILYQSVFHKKCPHQKGFIRAFLKCGGYVISPGNQYKQSVVRHMLAIDWKSWKHNLRKSYERRLTIHMLETLAALREHFKINFADYLSPTFSLQEPKKDNMLHKTKDVSDGRIGDESDEFFDFEEPLFDDESEGSWATDNKSRIYSTDANAVVEKKHDFVCEFTFDTKSICTAAQKKGCPDSERIVWEECVSHNYTISLPEDQTGELPHSWSTSDASLFQIRGETFLEDHKKITAENTLLQTAAVDLLKSDKREDHLASRPGNIVQKYAADGRPEFFIVVNFQVPGSTNYNLAFYYTTRTHIKDVPLLERFIEGDDAFRNSRFKIIPQVAKGPWILRQAIRRPTLIGHMLKINYIRGENYLEVDIDVGSSACARGLAGKTFSCFNNLITDTAFVIQANTRDELPEHLLGTCRLSHLDVSKAVWVNQ from the exons ATGGATGATGAAGGAGTCATCTTAATGGAAGGTTGGCTTTATCTCATTCGGTCTAACACTATTGGCTTCAAATACTCACGAAAGCTTTATTATGTTCTTCAAAATTGTCGTTTCAAGAGCTTCAGATCTATCTCACATTCATACAAcaag GATCCTATTCAAAGCGCAGTTGTGGACTCCAACATTCGTGTAACGGACGATGGGAGGAAATGCATACGAGGAAAG GTGTTCTTTGTTTTCACACTCAGTGATGCCTCAAACCATAATGTTCATGTAAAG TTAGGGGCAAGCAATCCAGAAGAAGCTGCAAAATGGATTAAATCGTTTCGAGAATTGTCTCATAAG GTGAACCGGAATACTGGAAACCATTTGGAGTGTCCTAA GTCAAACTATTCTAGTAAAGTGTATGATAAGAACGACGTTGATGGCATCCTCTCTTTAGCCTCAATCATGGATCCCAGAACTGCTGCCATGTGTGAACCATCATATTGGACAATCCTCGGTTGTCGCAATG GTCTCAGGCTATTTAAACAAGCAAGATATGAAGAAGGTCATAATAAG AGAGATGGGCGTCCGGCATTAGCAGCTGTTAGTGTGATAGAAGAAACTCCAGAGGCAGTTTTCCATACACTCATGTCTCTTGGTTCTTCAAGATCACA GTGGGACTTCTGTTTCCTGAAGGGTAGTGTGATAGAAAACATAGATAATCACACTGATATTATTCACAAGCAATTAGATGGTGATTGGTTGCCCTG GTCTATGAAGCGACGAGATTTATTATTGCAACGACAGTGGAAGAGGGATGACAACGGGACTTACG TTATTCTTTATCAATCTGTATTTCACAAGAAGTGCCCACAtcaaaaaggctttattcgcgcATTCCTTAAAT GTGGTGGGTATGTGATATCACCTGGGAATCAATATAAACAATCAGTTGTAAGACACATGCTTGCTATTGACTGGAAATCCTGGAAACATAATCTTCGTAAATCTTATGAGCGACGCCTCACGATTCACATGCTTGAAACACTTGCTG CTTTGAGAGaacatttcaaaataaacttcgctgATTACTTATCACCTACATTCTCGTTACAAGAACCGAAGAAAGACAATATGTTGCATAAGACAAAAGATGTATCAGATGGCAGAATAGGTGATGAGTCAGATGAGTTTTTTGATTTCGAAGAACCACTGtttgatgatgaatcagaaggtAGTTGGGCTACGGATAATAAATCTAGAATTTATTCTACG gATGCAAATGCTGTAGTAGAAAAGAAGCATGATTTCGTGTGTGAATTCACGTTTGATACAAAATCTATATGCACTGCAGCGCAGAAAAAAGGTTGCCCAGATTCAGAGAGAATTGTGTGGGAGGAATGTGTATCGCACAACTACACAATCTCTCTCCCAGAAGATCAAACTGGTGAGCTGCCCCACAGTTGGTCAACATCAGATGCTTCTTTATTTCAAATTCGAGGAGAAACTTTTTTGGAAGACCATAAGAAG ATTACAGCAGAAAATACATTGCTGCAAACTGCTGCAGTTGACTTGCTAAAATCCGACAAACGAGAAGATCATCTTGCTAGTAGACCAGGGAACATTGTTCAG AAATACGCAGCCGATGGTCGCCCAGAATTTTTCATTGTTGTTAACTTCCAG GTCCCAGGTTCAACAAATTATAATCTTGCTTTTTATTATACAACGCGTACACATATCAAAGATGTACCGTTGCTTGAGAGATTTATAGAAGGAGATGATGCATTTAGGAACTCAAGATTTAAGATCATCCCCCAAGTAGCTAAG GGACCATGGATTCTCAGACAGGCTATTCGCAGACCGACTCTAATTGGTCATATGCTTAAAATCAACTACATCCGTGGGGAAAACTACTTGGAG GTGGACATCGATGTTGGTTCATCAGCATGTGCTAGGGGGTTGGCCGGCAAGACTTTCAGTTGCTTCAATAACTTAATAACTGATACCGCGTTTGTTATACAG GCAAATACCCGAGACGAGCTTCCTGAGCATTTACTTGGAACATGTCGTTTAAGTCATCTCGATGTCTCTAAAGCTGTTTGGGTAAACCAATGA